From Zea mays cultivar B73 chromosome 3, Zm-B73-REFERENCE-NAM-5.0, whole genome shotgun sequence:
TGCTGTGCCTGCCATGCCATCGCCTACTACGACATTATACGCATCATTATTGGAGGCTGCAATTACATCGGCTGCTGCTGCTTTGCCTCTCTTGCCTGCTTTATGGAGTCATCAGGATCTAGCTAGCGGGCGACAAGCAGCTGCGTGGCTAAAGGAAGGCCAGAATCTTCCTTCGAATAATGAGGCGAGAAGAGAAACATTAAAAGGGACCAAAGGGGGAAACCCCATCGTCACCACATGCATGCTGAGAATCATGAATTTGaagaaaaaataataatatatGGAATAGTGTAAAACGGTAGTAGCAGTAGCAAGAACTAATGAAACAGTaacggctgtctagtttcaagctAGGGAACGGCTTGATTAAACCTTAGTTACACAGGCACACGGTCGCTCGAATAtagccgcagcagcagcagctaatAACTAATAATGCGAAAATCCCATCACCTAATAAACAAACTCCTACATGAAATGACATACACCTGAGCAGCAGCACATCAGTGAAGAGCTAGCAGTGTGTGTGTGTTAAGCTCGCACACCTTACCTCGTAGTCGTAGTTAAGCACGTACGTTCATCACTCTCTCATCGCTTCGCTTCCTTGCTCCTCCTGGCCCTGGAGCCGCTGGGCCGCGGCCGGCGGCGCGAGGAACCCCATGAACCCGCCGCCGGCGCCAACCAGATGGCTGAAGCCGACCTGCCCAGCCATCGCCGACGGCTGCTGGTGGATCGCGGCCAGAGGGTCGAGCCAAGTGCGGGCCGCAGACGGCCAGCCGCCACTGGACTGAAGGGGTTCCCCTTGGGAGAAGAGCTGCCCGCCCTGGTGGTCTAGCCCCCCTTGCCGTGGGGGCACGCCGAACATGTAGCTGTCGCCGCCATTGCCGGCTCCCGCGCCGTTCTCCGAAGcatgctgccacgacggcattctCTGGCCGTGTTCCGCCGCCCAGCCTTGGACGCCTGCTGCACCAGAGATCATACCGTGCTGGTTCGGGGACACATGGCCgaagaactgctgctgctgctggtgggcTTGGTGGCTATTAGCGGACTGGAGAGTGAGGCAAAGCTCCTGCGGCTGGTGGTTGGTGGTCGTGCGCGACAGGAGGTCCGGCGGGGAGCCCCTGTACTCGTCCTGGGTGGGGGTGGTGCTGGCTGCCGACGACGAGGGGAACAAAGACTTGACGTTCGCGGAGCCGGAGACGCCGCCATCGGCGCCGCCGACAGAATGTGGCATGAACGAGCCGGCCATAGCACCGATGGCGCCACCGGGGTTGCCGAACCGGTAGGGCGACGTCGACGTcacctgctcggccggctcggtgGCATCTGCCGCCTCCGTGGGAGGCTGCTGCACCTCCACCCGGTCGGCCGGGATCTCGTCGATGGCGGCCTTAGCGTTGCGGATGAGCCAGTCGACGGCCTTGCTGGGGCGGTCGTAGCCTAGCCGATCCTGCACGTCGTAGAACCGGATGGCCGTGTGCGCCGCGAGGCGGACACGGCGGTCGCGCAGCCCGCGCGCGGTGCACACCTTGCTGTGGCGGTCCTTGCGCCCGGCGGCGGAGCGCACGATGCGGCCGCTCACGAATGCGGTGGCCAGCGCGTCCACGGGCGTCGACTCGCCGCTGCTGACGCCATCGGCGCCGGCTCCTGCAGCCCtcggcggctgctgctgctgctgctgctgctgctgcctccCGTGGTGCTGGAGGTAGCTGAATCCTTGCTGGTGATAGATCTGGAGCTGCTCCTGCGCCTGCGCTCTCTCCTTCTCCTGGAGCAGGTAGTGCAGGGTGCTGGTGGCGGCGGTAGGGTTGCTCCAAGGGTCCAAGCCCTTGGACAACTGGTTCTTGTCCTCCTCCAGCTTGAGCTAACTCACTTGCGCACTCCCTACAACACAGCCGGAAAGAACAAAGCTACTAGCTAGGAATCAAAAGAGAGAAAAACTAATCGCGCGCCTAAGAGACCGAACCGTTTCAGCTGCATGCGATCCTCCCCGCGCCAAAGCTCTCACTCGGCTGGCCATGTCGATGAAAAAGATTTAGTGGCCATATGGGCGGAAGGAAGTTGGGACTTGGGAACCGTCCACAAGCACAAGGACTCCGTCCGCAGGAGGAGAGGCGCA
This genomic window contains:
- the LOC100382892 gene encoding uncharacterized protein LOC100382892 — translated: MAGSFMPHSVGGADGGVSGSANVKSLFPSSSAASTTPTQDEYRGSPPDLLSRTTTNHQPQELCLTLQSANSHQAHQQQQQFFGHVSPNQHGMISGAAGVQGWAAEHGQRMPSWQHASENGAGAGNGGDSYMFGVPPRQGGLDHQGGQLFSQGEPLQSSGGWPSAARTWLDPLAAIHQQPSAMAGQVGFSHLVGAGGGFMGFLAPPAAAQRLQGQEEQGSEAMRE